A window of Burkholderiales bacterium genomic DNA:
GCCGCGACCGAGCCCCCAGTCCAAGGGACGGCGCCAGCCAGCTTCGAAGCGGCCCTCGCCGAGCTGGAAGCGATCGTGGCCCGCATGGAAGAGGGCCAGATATCCCTGGAAGAGTCCTTGGCGGCGTACAAGCGCGGGACCGAGCTGCTGCAGTATTGCCAGGCTCGGCTCAAGGACGCCCAGCAGCAAGTGCGTATGCTGGAAGCCGGCACGCTGCAAGACTTCCAAGTGGACGACTCCCGCTAACCGCCCGCGCCTCGCCCGCGGGTCCGAACGAACTCGAGTTTTGGCCATGCCCGGAACGAACAGCGATTTCCAGTCCTGGGCGCGCAGCCGCCAGGCCCTGGTGGAAGAGGCCTTGAACCGGTTGCTGCCGCCGGCGGAGGTGGCGCCCCAGCGGCTGCACCAGGCCATGCGCTACGCGGTTCTGGGAGGCGGCAAGCGGGTGCGACCGCTCCTGTGCTACGCCGCAGGCGAGGTGAGCGGGGCCGACCTGCAGCGTCTGAGCACCGCTGCGGCTGCCTTGGAGCTGATCCACGTCTATTCGTTGGTGCACGATGACCTGCCCTGTATGGACGACGATGTCCTGCGCCGGGGAAAGCCCACCTGCCACGTGGAGTACGACGAAGCCACCGCCCTCCTCGCGGGCGATAGCCTCCAGAGCTTGGCGTTCCAGCTCCTGGCCGAATACCGAGTGGCCGATTCCCCCCAGACCCAGCTCAAGATGCTGGAGCACCTGGCCCGGGCGGCCGGCTCCCGGGGCATGGCGGGCGGCCAAGCCATCGACCTGGAAGCCACCGGTAAAACCCTGACGCTCCCCGAGCTGGAATTCATGCACATCCACAAGACCGGGGCGCTGATCCGGGCTTCCGTGATCCTGGGAGCGAACTGCGGCCGGGCGCTTTCTTCCAAGGACATGGACCGGCTGGACCACTTCGCCAAGCGCATCGGCCTCGCTTTCCAGGTGGTCGACGACGTGCTCGACGCCCAGTCCACCACCGCCACCCTGGGCAAGACCGCCGGCAAGGACGCCCGCCAGGGCAAGCCCACCTACGTGTCCACGGTGGGGGTGGAGGCCGCCCGGGCCATGGCCCTGGAGCTGAAGCGGGAGGCGGTGGAAAGCCTCGCCCCCTTCGGCGAACGGGCCCGGCGGCTGCGGGAGATCGCCGAGTACATCGTGGGCCGCGAGTTCTGACCTTTCCTCCCATGTTCGAGTTGCTGAAGAGCGTCAACGACCCCAAGGACCTGCGCGCCCTGTCGCGCCAGGATCTCCATGTCCTGGCGCAGGAGCTGCGGGAATATCTGATCCAACTCGTGAGTCGCACCGGCGGCCACCTCTCCTCCAACCTGGGCACAGTGGAGCTCACCATCGCCCTGCACTACGTGTTCGAACGCCCCACGACCGCCTGGTCTGGGACGTGGGCCACCAGACCTACGGCCACAAGATCCTGACCGGGCGGCGCACCCTCATGGACCGCCTGCGCATGGAAGGCGGGCCCTCGGGCTTTCCGCGCCGCAGCGAGAGCGTCTACGACACCTTCGGCACCGCCCACTCCAGCACCTCCATCAGCGCCGCCCTGGGCATGGCGGTGGCGGCCCAGCGGGCCGGGGTGAAGCGTCCACGTGGTGGCGGTGATCGGCGACGGCGCCATGACGGCGGCATGGCCTACGAGGCGCTCAACAACGCCGGGGCCATGGACGCCAGACCTCCTGGTGATCCTCAACGACAACGAGATGTCCATCTCGGAGAACGTGGGCGCCATGAACCGGTACCTGGTGCGCCTGCTCTCCAGCCGCTTCTACCACCAGGCCAGGGAGGCGGGGCGCAGGATGCTGGAGAAGCTGCCCCCCGTGCTGGAGCTGGCCAAAAAGGCCGAGGACACATGAAGGGCATGGTGATGCCCGGTACCCTGTTCGAGGAGCTGGGCTTCAACTACATCGGCCCCATCGACGGCCACGACCTGGACACCCTGATCGAGACCCTGGACAACATCAAGCGCCTGGAGGGTCCCCAGTTCCTGCACATCGTGACCCGCAAGGGAGCCGGCTACAAGCTGGCAGAGGACAATCCTATCCTGTACCACGGGGTGAGCAAATTCGACCCGGCCCAGGGCATCCAGTCGGCCAAAGGCGGGGGATCCCCCACCTACACTCAGGTTTTCGGCGACTGGCTGTGCGACATGGCGGCGGCCGACTCCCGCCTGGTGGCCATCACTCCGGCGATGCGGGAGGGTTCTGGGCTGGTGCGGTTCTCGGAGCTCTTCCCCGACCGCTACTTCGACGTGGGCATCGCCGAGCAGCACGCCGTCACTTTTGCCGCGGGGCTCGCCTGCGAGGGGCTCAAGCCCGTGGTGGCCATCTATTCCACCTTCCTGCAGCGGGCCTACGACCAGTTGATCCACGACGTGGCGATCCAGAACCTGCCGGTGGTCTTCGCCATCGACCGGGGCGGGCTCGTGGGCGGGGATGGGGCCACCCACAACGGGGCCTTCGACCTTCACCTACCTGCGCTGCATCCCCAACATGACCGTGATGGCGCCGGCCGACGAAAACGAGTGCCGGCGCATGCTCTACACCGCGTTTCAGATGGACACGCCCACGGCGGTGCGCTACCCGCGGGGCAGCGGCCCGGGCGTGCCGGTGGAAAAGGAGATGCGCAGCCTTCCCATCGGCAAGGGCGAGGTCCGGCGCCGGGGCCGGCGGGTGGCCCTGCTTGCCTTCGGCGCCATGCTGGCGCCCAGCCTGGAGGCAGCCCAGGCGCTGGACGCGACAGCGGCCAACATGCGCTTCGTGAAGCCCCTGGACGAAACCCTGGTCCTGGAACTGGCCGCCTCCCACGAGCTGCTGGTGACGGTGGAGGAAAACGCCATCGCCGGGGGCGCGGGCAGCGCGGTGCTGGAGTGCCTGGCGCGCCATGGACTGAGTGTTCCCGTGCTCCAGCTCGGGCTCCCGGACCGATTCATCGACCATGGCAACCCCGCCCAACTGCTCAAAGGCTTGGGTCTCGACGGGGAAGGGATCGTGGCCACCGTGCGGCAGCAATTACCCGAGTAGTTTACTCAGAAATTACCCGGCCGGTATAATATTGCCGTTCTCCTTAGAGAAAGCCCGTTCCATGAACCGCAAAGCCGAATTTCCGTTGATGCCCGATGTCCAGAGCAGCCCGGACTCGCGGCACCTTGCCATCGATCGGGTGGGCATCAAAGGAATCCGCCACCCCGTGCGGGTCGCCGATAAGAGCGGCGGGGTGCAGCACACCGTGGCCACCTTCAACATGTACGTGCACCTGCCCCACAACTTCAAGGGCACCCACATGTCCCGCTTCGTCGAGATTTTGCACGGCCAGGAGCGGGAAATCTCGGTGGAATCCTTCGAGTCCATGCTGCGCAGGATGGTGCGCCGGCTGGAGGCGGAAGCCGGCCATATCGAGATGAGCTTTCCCTACTTCATCAACAAGTCCGCGCCCGTCTCCGGGGTGCAGAGCCTGATGGACTACGACGTCACCTTCACAGGAGAGATCCACCGCGACGAGTACCGCTTCGCCATGAAGGTGGTGGTGCCGGTCACCAGCCTTTGCCCGTGCTCGAAAAAGATCTCCGATTATGGCGCCCACAACCAGCGCTCCCACGTGACTGTCACCGCCCACACCAAGGGGTTCGTGTGGATCGAGGAGCTAGTGCGCATCGTGGAAGACCAGGCCTCCTGCGAGCTCTACGGCCTGCTCAAGCGCCCCGACGAGAAGTACGTGACGGAAAAAGCCTACAACAACCCGAAGTTCGTGGAGGACATGGTGCGCGACGTGGCGGGCGTCCTTAACCGGGATCCGCGCATCCTCGCCTACGTGGTGGAGTCCGAGAACTTCGAGTCGATCCACAACCACTCCGCCTACGCGCTGATCGAGCGCGACAAGAAAGTCCCCGGCGGGCTCCTCTGACCCCGGATCCGCCGGAAGCGTGGACGCTCTCCCCTTTGATCCGGCCTCCCTCCAGGCTCTCACCTTCGACGTATTCGGCACCGTCGTCGACTGGCACGGCGGCGTGGTGCGGGACGGCCGGCGGCTCGCCCGCGGCCGCCGCCTTAAAGTGAACTGGAGCGCCTTCGCCAACGCCTGGCGCGCCAAATATCCGCCTTCCATGGATCGGGTGCGACGCGGGGAGCTGCCCTGGACCAAGATCGACGACCTGCACCGGATGGCCCTCGAGGAAACGCTGCAGGAGTTCGGCATCGGCTCCTTCACCGAGGAGGAGAAGGCCCAGCTCAATCTAGCGTGGCACCGGCTCGATCCCTGGCCGGACGCAGTCAAGGGACTGCGCCGGCTGAAGAAACGCTACATCGTCGCCACGCTCTCCAACGGCAACGTGCGGCTGCTGGTGGACATGGCCAGGCGCGCCGGGCTGCCCTGGGACTGCATTTTCTCCTCCGAAATCTTCCGGCGCTACAAGCGCGACCCAGAGGTCTACCTGGGTGCCATCGACATGCTGAGCTTAAAGCCCCATCAGGTCATGATGGTGGCGGCCCACCAGGACGATCTGCGGGCCGCCCACGCCGTGGGCATGCGTACAGCCTTCGTGCGGCGGCCCCTGGAATACGGGGATCCGGGGAAGAAGGATCTGACCCCGGAGCCCATGTTCGACCTGGCGGTGGACAGCCTGGAGGAGCTGGCGGAGCGGCTGGGAGCCTGAGGGCAAGACCCGGGGAAGTATCCGGGCTAGAAGCGCTTTTTCAGGGTCAGGGTGCTGCCTTCCTGGCGCATCTCCACCCGGTTGAGAAAGCTCATGCCTAGCAGGATGACCGGCAGGCTATCGCCCTCCTGGACCGCCGCGTCCACGTTGCGCAGCAGAACCTCTCCCACGCGCACCTCGTCCAGCTTGATCAGGTAGATCGGCACCGGCCCGTTGGCGGTGGACGCGTAGCGCTGCACGCCCCCTTGATAGTGGAGGCCGATGCGTTTCGCCTCCCGGCTGGGAATGGTTACCAGGGTCGCCCCGGTATCCACCACGAACTGCACCGGGGCGCCGTTGATCTGCCCGTTGGCGATGAAGTGGCCGCGCCCGTCGGAGATCAGGGTAGCACTGGCCCGGTCGCCGGTGGGACCGCCGCCGGTGACCGCCTGGCCCAATCCCACCGAGCGGCGCACCCCGTCCACTTCGATCACCGCCCGGGCGCTGTCGGCAGCGAGGAGCTTCACTCCCTCGGGCGTCGTCTCGCCTTCCCGCACCGTGCGCGGCTTGCCGCCGTTCACCACCATCACCGCCCGTCCCTTGGACAGGCCCACCACCTGGACATCGGTCGCATAGGCGGCAAAGGGCGCCCATAGGACGAGCAACAGAATTCGACTAAAATGCCGCGACTTCACGAGCGAGACCCGGAGTCAGGGATGAAACCCGTCGCCATCTTTCGCCACCACCCCGCCGAGGGCCCAGGGTATTTTGCCACATACCTGGAACGCCACGGTATCGCCTGGACACTCGTCCGCATCGACGCCGGCGATCCCGTTCCCGCGGACCTCGCTGGGTTCTCCGGCCTCGCCTTCATGGGCGGGCCCATGAGCGTGAACGACGATCTGCCCTGGATACCGCCCGTGCTCGAGCGGATCCGCACCGCCGTGGAGCGCGGCATGCCGGTGCTGGGCCATTGCCTGGGCGGCCAGCTCATGGCCAAGGCCCTGGGCGGTCGGGTCACGCGGGCGCCGCAAAAGGAGATCGGCTGGGGCGAGGTGACCCGCGCCGCCAACGCCGCGGCCGAGGAATGGTTCGCGGGACTGCCGGAGCGCTTTCTGTCCTTCCACTGGCACGGGGAGACGTTTTCCCTCCCTGAAGGCGCGACCCACGTGCTTTCGAGCCCCTTGTGCCAGAACCAGGGCTTCGCCCTCGGCAACAGCATCGCTTTGCAGTGCCACGTGGAAATGACCGAGGAGCTGGTGCGCGCCTGGTGCCAAGCGGGCAAGCGCGAGATCGAGGCCTCCCGCTCGAGCCCTGGCGTGCAGCCGCCGGAGGCCATGCTGCAAGACTTGGAGTCCCGGGTGAGCGTCCTGCACCGGGTCGCCGACGCAGTCTACGGGCGCTGGATCCGCAAACTGCAGGGATAGACAGCCATGTCGGCCACGCTGACCGTCCGCCGCTCCTGGCGCGATCGGCTGCGGGACTGGATCGAAGGACCCCAGGTGCAGCGGCTGGTGACCGTCCTCATCGTGGTCAATGCCGTGACCCTGGGCATGGAGACCTCGCCCGCCCTGATGGCCGCCGCCGGTCCGCTGCTGGTGGCGCTGGACGCGGCCATCTTTTCCGTTTTCGTCGTGGAGATCGCCTTGCGCGTGATCGCCCGGGGCCCGAGATTCTTCCGCGACCCATGGAGCGTGTTCGATTTCGCGGTGGTGGCCATCGCCCTCGTCCCCTCGAGCGGCCCCTTCTCGGTGCTGCGGGCCCTCAGGATCCTGCGGGTGCTGCGGTTGCTCTCCATCGTGCCGTCCATGCGGCGGGTGGTGACGGCGCTCCTCGCCTCGATCCCCGGCATCGGCTCCATCGCCGTGATCCTGCTCATCCTTTTCTACGTGTTCGCGGTGATCGCCACCAATCTGTTCGGCCAGGCCTTCCCGGAGTGGTTCGGCTCGATCGGCCTCTCCATGTACACTTTGTTTCAGGTGATGACCCTGGAGAGCTGGTCCATGGGCATCGCCCGGCCGGTGATGGAGAGATATCCTTACGCTTGGGCGTTTTTCATCCCCTTCATCCTGACCGCCACCTTCACTATGCTGAACCTGTTCATCGGCGTCATCGTCAACGCCATTCAGGTGCAGGAGAAGGAAATCCGGGAGGAAACCACCGCCGCGGTGGAGCACGCGGCGCGGGAGGTGGTGAGCGCCTCCCGGGCCGAGATCGAATCCCTGCGGGAGGAGCTGCGGGCGTTGCGGGCCCTGCTGGAGGCGCGTCTGCCCGCGGGCGCCGGCCAGAGGCAAGCGCCTAATCGCGGTAATTGGTGAACTGCAGGGGAAAGTCGGTCACCGACTTGCGCACGAGCTGGATCGCTTCCTGCAGCAGGTCCTTCTTCGCGCCGGAGACCCGTACGGCGTCGCCCTGGACGCTGGCCTGGACCTTGAGCTTGCTGTCCTTGACGAGCTTGACGATTCTTTTCGCCAGGTCGCTGTCCACCCCGACCCGGGCGGTGACGACCTGCTTGACCTTGTTGCCACCGATGGCCTCCACCTTCCCCCGCTCCAGGCAGCGTACGTCGACGCCCCGTTTGGCGAGCTTGGCGAGCAGGATGTCGTTCACCTGGCCCAGCTTGAACTCGTCATCGGCATAGAGGGTAAGCTGGTACTCCGCCAGCTCCACCCGGGCGTCGGAGCCCTTGAAATCGAAGCGGGTGGAAATTTCCTTGTTCGCCTGGTCCACGGCGTTGCGCAGCTCCTGCTTGTCCACCTGGGAGACGATATCGAACGAGGGCATGGCCAATTTCCCCAAACAAGAAAGATAAGATCTGTGGCCCCATCATCTTCTGCTCTTCAGCTTCAGCTTCGCCGCGATGCGCATCCGCAGGGCATTGAGCCGGATGAAGCCGGCCGCGTCGGCCTGGTTGTAGGCGCCCCGGTCTTCCTCGAAGGTGGCGACGGCGGGATCGAAGAGGGAATCGGTGTCGGAGCCCCGACCTACCACGATCACGTTGCCTTTGTAGAGCTTTAAGCGCACCCAGCCGTTGACAGTCACCTGGGAGGCGTCGATCAGCTCCTGGAGCATCCGCCGCTCGGGGCTGAACCAGTAGCCGTTGTAGATGAGGGAGGCGTAGCGGGGCATGAGCTCGTCCTTGATATGGGCCACCTCCCGATCCAGGGTAATGGACTCCATGGCGCGATGGGCCTTGAGCAGAATGGCCCCGCCCGGGGTTTCGTAGCAGCCCCGGGACTTCATCCCCACGTAGCGGTTCTCCACCAGGTCGAGGCGCCCGACCCCGTGCTTTGCCCCCAGGCGGTTCAAGGCGGCGAGCACCTGGGCGGGGCTAAGCTTGCGGCCGTTCACCGCCACGCAGTCGCCGCGGTGGAACTCGAGCTTCACGTACTCCGGCTCGTCGGGGGCCCGCTCCGGCGCCACGGTCCAGCGCCACATGGACTCCTCCGGCTCCTTCGCCGGATCTTCCAGCATGCGCCCCTCGTAGGAGATGTGCAGCAGGTTAGCGTCCATGCTGTAGGGGGAACCCCCCTTTTTTTTCATTTCCACCGGGATGCCGTGCTTCCTGGCGTAGGCCATGAGCTTTTCCCGGGAGGTGAGGTCCCATTCCCGCCAGGGGGCGATCACCCGGATGTCGGGCGCGAGCGCGTAGTAGCCCAGCTCGAAGCGCACCTGGTCGTTGCCTTTGCCGGTGGCGCCGTGGGCTACCGCGTCGGCGCGGGTCTTGCGCGCGATCTCGATCTGGCGCTTGGCGATCAGCGGCCGGGCGATGGAAGTGCCCAGCAGGTACTCCCCTTCGTACACGGCGTTCGCCCGGAACATGGGAAACACGAAGTCCCGGGCGAACTCCTCCTTGAGATCCTCGACGTAGATCTCCTTGACCCCCAGCTTCTTGGCCTTCGCCCTGGCAGGCGCGAGCTCCTCTCCCTGGCCGATGTCGGCGGTGAAAGTCACCACCTCGCAGCCATAGGTATCCTGGAGCCACTTGAGAATGACGGACGTATCCAGCCCGCCGGAATAGGCGAGCACCACCTTTCTAACTTTGTTCATTTCGCTTTTGCTACGGATTGAACAGTTTAAAAAATCGCCTGCCTGCCCCCCTTACCCATCCTCCAGGCGCCCCAGCAGCAGGTATTCCATGAGCGCCTTCTGGGTGTGCAGGCGATTTTCCGCTTCGTCCCACACCACGCTCTGGGGGCCGTCGATCACTTCCGCGGTCACTTCCTCGCCCCGGTGGGCCGGCAGGCAGTGCATGAAAAGCGCATCGGGCCTGGCGAGCCGCATCATGCGGGCGTCCACCCGCCAGCGCTCGAACGCCTTGCGCCGCGCCTCGTCCTCCGCCTCGAAGCCCATGCTGGTCCACACGTCCGTGGTCACTAGGTCCGCGCCTCGGGCGGCGTCCATGGGGTCGGGGAAATGCTCGTAACGGCTCAGGTCGTCGATTCCGGCCCGCTCCGGCTCCACTTCGTAGCCCGGAGGGCTGGACACCTGGAGCTTGAAATCGAAGATGGCCGCTGCCTGCAGCCAGGTACGGCAGACGTTGTTGGCGTCGCCGATCCAGGCCACCGTCCTGCCCTGAATGGGGCCCCGGTGCTCGATGAAGGTGTAGATGTCCGCCATGATCTGGCACGGGTGGTATTGATTGGTGAGGCCGTTGATGAC
This region includes:
- the xseB gene encoding exodeoxyribonuclease 7 small subunit translates to MAQPPDRPAATEPPVQGTAPASFEAALAELEAIVARMEEGQISLEESLAAYKRGTELLQYCQARLKDAQQQVRMLEAGTLQDFQVDDSR
- the ispA gene encoding (2E,6E)-farnesyl diphosphate synthase codes for the protein MPGTNSDFQSWARSRQALVEEALNRLLPPAEVAPQRLHQAMRYAVLGGGKRVRPLLCYAAGEVSGADLQRLSTAAAALELIHVYSLVHDDLPCMDDDVLRRGKPTCHVEYDEATALLAGDSLQSLAFQLLAEYRVADSPQTQLKMLEHLARAAGSRGMAGGQAIDLEATGKTLTLPELEFMHIHKTGALIRASVILGANCGRALSSKDMDRLDHFAKRIGLAFQVVDDVLDAQSTTATLGKTAGKDARQGKPTYVSTVGVEAARAMALELKREAVESLAPFGERARRLREIAEYIVGREF
- a CDS encoding hypothetical protein (possible pseudo, frameshifted) — protein: MFELLKSVNDPKDLRALSRQDLHVLAQELREYLIQLVSRTGGHLSSNLGTVELTIALHYVFERPTTAWSGTWATRPTATRS
- a CDS encoding hypothetical protein (possible pseudo, frameshifted), with the protein product MILNDNEMSISENVGAMNRYLVRLLSSRFYHQAREAGRRMLEKLPPVLELAKKAEDT
- a CDS encoding hypothetical protein (possible pseudo, frameshifted), whose translation is MTVMAPADENECRRMLYTAFQMDTPTAVRYPRGSGPGVPVEKEMRSLPIGKGEVRRRGRRVALLAFGAMLAPSLEAAQALDATAANMRFVKPLDETLVLELAASHELLVTVEENAIAGGAGSAVLECLARHGLSVPVLQLGLPDRFIDHGNPAQLLKGLGLDGEGIVATVRQQLPE
- the folE2 gene encoding GTP cyclohydrolase FolE2 → MNRKAEFPLMPDVQSSPDSRHLAIDRVGIKGIRHPVRVADKSGGVQHTVATFNMYVHLPHNFKGTHMSRFVEILHGQEREISVESFESMLRRMVRRLEAEAGHIEMSFPYFINKSAPVSGVQSLMDYDVTFTGEIHRDEYRFAMKVVVPVTSLCPCSKKISDYGAHNQRSHVTVTAHTKGFVWIEELVRIVEDQASCELYGLLKRPDEKYVTEKAYNNPKFVEDMVRDVAGVLNRDPRILAYVVESENFESIHNHSAYALIERDKKVPGGLL
- a CDS encoding haloacid dehalogenase — its product is MDALPFDPASLQALTFDVFGTVVDWHGGVVRDGRRLARGRRLKVNWSAFANAWRAKYPPSMDRVRRGELPWTKIDDLHRMALEETLQEFGIGSFTEEEKAQLNLAWHRLDPWPDAVKGLRRLKKRYIVATLSNGNVRLLVDMARRAGLPWDCIFSSEIFRRYKRDPEVYLGAIDMLSLKPHQVMMVAAHQDDLRAAHAVGMRTAFVRRPLEYGDPGKKDLTPEPMFDLAVDSLEELAERLGA
- a CDS encoding GMP synthase produces the protein MKPVAIFRHHPAEGPGYFATYLERHGIAWTLVRIDAGDPVPADLAGFSGLAFMGGPMSVNDDLPWIPPVLERIRTAVERGMPVLGHCLGGQLMAKALGGRVTRAPQKEIGWGEVTRAANAAAEEWFAGLPERFLSFHWHGETFSLPEGATHVLSSPLCQNQGFALGNSIALQCHVEMTEELVRAWCQAGKREIEASRSSPGVQPPEAMLQDLESRVSVLHRVADAVYGRWIRKLQG
- a CDS encoding UPF0234 protein, translated to MPSFDIVSQVDKQELRNAVDQANKEISTRFDFKGSDARVELAEYQLTLYADDEFKLGQVNDILLAKLAKRGVDVRCLERGKVEAIGGNKVKQVVTARVGVDSDLAKRIVKLVKDSKLKVQASVQGDAVRVSGAKKDLLQEAIQLVRKSVTDFPLQFTNYRD
- the argG gene encoding argininosuccinate synthase; this translates as MNKVRKVVLAYSGGLDTSVILKWLQDTYGCEVVTFTADIGQGEELAPARAKAKKLGVKEIYVEDLKEEFARDFVFPMFRANAVYEGEYLLGTSIARPLIAKRQIEIARKTRADAVAHGATGKGNDQVRFELGYYALAPDIRVIAPWREWDLTSREKLMAYARKHGIPVEMKKKGGSPYSMDANLLHISYEGRMLEDPAKEPEESMWRWTVAPERAPDEPEYVKLEFHRGDCVAVNGRKLSPAQVLAALNRLGAKHGVGRLDLVENRYVGMKSRGCYETPGGAILLKAHRAMESITLDREVAHIKDELMPRYASLIYNGYWFSPERRMLQELIDASQVTVNGWVRLKLYKGNVIVVGRGSDTDSLFDPAVATFEEDRGAYNQADAAGFIRLNALRMRIAAKLKLKSRR
- the argF gene encoding ornithine carbamoyltransferase; translated protein: MPIKHFLELKDFTRAEFEYLFRRTRYIKEKFKRYEPHQTLTDRTLAMIFEKQSTRTRLSFEAGMHQLGGAAIYLNTRDTQLGRGEPVEDMAQVVSRMVDLVMIRTFEQATVERFAAHSRVPVINGLTNQYHPCQIMADIYTFIEHRGPIQGRTVAWIGDANNVCRTWLQAAAIFDFKLQVSSPPGYEVEPERAGIDDLSRYEHFPDPMDAARGADLVTTDVWTSMGFEAEDEARRKAFERWRVDARMMRLARPDALFMHCLPAHRGEEVTAEVIDGPQSVVWDEAENRLHTQKALMEYLLLGRLEDG